The window TGGGAATGTGAGAAATGTGTAAAGCTCCTCCACAGGTGAGCTCCGCCCTCACCTGTGCGCCCCCCCTCTGTGCTCAGGTTCTCCCCCTCAGACCTCCGGTTACAGGATGAAGGTCGCTGCAACATCGACGTGCTGGACGGCTCGTCGCTCTCATACGAGCGCTTCATGGAGAGGTTCGTAACGCCAGCATGAATAATTtcacagtgagcagcagcttcaggtgCTCAGAGTGCTGGAGGTGTCTGAATGTCCTCCACAGGCACAAACACCACCTCAGACTCTGACATcacagtttcctgtttcctgatCACATGTTTTTCCTGCGCCTGCAGATACGCGTTCAGCAGACCGGTCATCATCAGAGGCCTCACCGACAACACCGTAcgtattaaaacattaaatcagAAATAATGTGTAAGCATCACTGAACTGAAGCATGTATGCAGGCTGGTACTCACAGCTGTCTGTTTGGTTTTAGAAATTCAGGCTCCTGTGCTCCAAGTCGAGCTTGCTGACAGAGTACGGCTCCCGCAGAGTGAGGCTCAGCACGGCCAACACCTACTCCTATAGGAAAGGTACGCCCCTCACCTGTCCTGCCCTCACAGACCCACCTGTTTCATTCCCGCTGCTGACCCTCTGTGGTCCATCTGTTCCAGTGGACGTCCCCTTCCAGGAGTACGTGGACGTGTTTCTGAGGCCTCAGTCTGCCGACGCCCTCGGCAGCGGTGAGTCTGATGCCGGGGTCGGTCCTTCAGCCGCGGTGACGTTAGACCGTGGAAACACACCGAGCAGAAGAGGAAGCTCTGAGGGCActgatttagttttatttaatttaattttgttaaatgtaatttagtgtGTGTGGCTTAAAAAATTATCatgaattttattatttttgtttttcatttgttttttaatctcttctcaattttatatatatatttttcttttagtttttttttcaatttttaaaaatgtaattagtacaaacattttttcattttatttatgtattttttaagtCTCTGCTGGTCACTTtgctttttattattcttattttattaaaatgtttaattattttagatttttgttttttttaaattgctcatttttattatacattttttcctctatttactttttttttagtttgaattTTCTGTCAGTggctttttttagttttgtttctattttagcttttatacattttatttatttaatgattcTGACTCGTGCACGCCATCTGTTGCTCTTTattgatgtttttaattattttaaatatttcagttatgtttcatttctttgtttccttcttttgggagttgttgctgtgatttttatGCGATTTGTGTGATTTTAATGGATCTGTGTGACCTTCCTGCAGACACGCTGTATTTTTTTGGGGACAATAACTTCACTGAGTGGCGGCGCCTCTTCGAGCAGTACGAGCCGCCGCCGTACGTCCTGCCGCGCACCAGCGGAGCGTACAGCTTCGGCATCGCAGGTCAGAGGGCAGCGGCTCAGAGGCAGCAGTCTCTGTTTATTCCAGCTAAACAATAATTTAACAGCTTCTATGAAACAATCTGAGAAGCCTCAAAACTGAAGCTcactcttctccttcttcttcaggTGCTGGAACAGGAGTCCCCTTCCACTGGCACGGTCCCGGTTACTCCGAGGTCATCTATGGAAGGAAGGTAGACTGTTTCTGTTAGCTGACTTATTAACTCTGGGTACTCAGACTGAAGTGGAGAGGCTCCGAGTCGGGTTAAAGGGGAGCTCTGTGGACATGTGGCGCCCTCTGCTGGATCTCAGCTGAAGCACAGCAGTAACTGGATGGATGATGTGTTGTTGCAGTGTGAACAGATGCTCCGTGTGCAGGGCAGACTGAGCGTGTCGGAGGGCTCAGAATAAACCGCCTCACGCTGTGAAACTTCAGGCTTTACGAGAGAAACTGAAACTAAATCAAAGGTTTCCTGACAGACGGCTGCGTTCCTGCTAACCTCTGACCTGTCCCTCACACAGCGCTGGTTCCTCTTCCCGCCCGACCAGGAGCCTCACTTCCACCCGAACCGCACCACCCTGTCCTGGATCACAGAAACCTACCCCTACCTGCCGGAGGGCGAGGCTCCGCTGGAGTGCACCATCAGACCTGGAGAGGTAACACCACCCGCCCCACAGCAGAGAGCAAAGACACCACCTGGAGCAGGGTCAGTTAGCTAAACGCAGCAGCAGAAACTCGTGTTCATGGATAAAAACCAAAGTTTTCCCCTCCTCGTGGTTCTGAAGGGAGATTCCAGCTTTAAGTTTGAATTTTCTTTCAGTCATGACTCCGATCGTTACAGGTAAATCTGAATGAATGTAAAAGCAGCATTAACTGTCGTGTTTCTCCATCAGGTGCTGTATTTCCCTGACCGCTGGTGGCACGCCACCCTCAACCTGGACACCAGCGTTTTCATCTCCACCTTCCTGGGCTGAGCTCCGGCTCCCGGAGACTTTTCCTTCTGTTGCAGGatgacacaaagaaaaacactcaTAGAGGGACTCAACCACAAATAACTTTTATTTCAGGGCAACAgacttgaatatatttcttatcTGGAGGGATGCATGTGTAATTTCACAGACCAGCAGGGAATATTAGACTGGAACCATGAATTCCAGTTATAGCGCTGATCATCATGCAGTGTTTCACTCTGCAGAGGCTGCATTCAGCTCTACGATCAGGACAGTTTTTAACGTTAAAGTAGATAAAAACATCGTTTTTTAAAGGGAAGCGCCTCATTTCTGTGTGACGGACTCGGGAAAATTTTCCTCCTAAATCCTAAGGATGGGACAGGTTAGCGCTCCACCCTCATGCCCAAATATGGTCACGACTGGAAACAAAGTCAACATGGATGCAGCCAGAACGCCAATACAGAGGCTTCAAAATACAGAGAACAGTGGGTGGAgtcagtggctacatccatcttttatttacagttttagaGCTGCTGCCTGATTTTTaatgtgttcattttatttattcatgtagaATCTTTTTGACACTTGATCCCTGCAGGTCTCTGTTCATCTGAAGTATTTTTGAAGTAACAGaattaataaatataacaaAGTTAAGCTGAAGAGTGAAGTTTGTTTCTGGACCGTCACTGAGAGacgagcagagaaaaagaggctgaactggaaaaaaacatgaagattttttatttttattgaacattttcAAACATGAGCAGGTTGATAATTCCGGGTTTATCTGCAGGTACTGGACCTGTAACATCTGCTCGAGCAGAAACTATGACACACAAACGCAGTGAAGCTGAAACAGGCCGAGTACGAAATATTAAGCAACATGTAAAATCACATCTGAGGCGTCCTGACTGGAGTCTGGAAAACTGAACACGGAAAAAGTTCAAAATCAGAATCTGAACAAAcgtgcagataaaaaaaaaaaaaaaaaaatcgatgtTTCCATCTGCAGGCACGTTTTCAGTCAGCAAACATTTAAACCTGAAGGGGCCGGAGCGACGACGCAGGTTCAACATCCAGGAAAATCACCAGGCTTTAGAgcggggatggggggggggcaaaccTGCATGGGGTCACTGTCCACGTCGAGTCCAGTTTCACCTGAAGTGAGCTGGAGCGGTAAAACCACTCTGAGAGGGCGTCCTCTGACAGGTGGACCACATCAGCTCCTTGGATCGAAGCTCTCCTACACTGTGGGAAAGTCCAAACTCAAGGCAAAAGCAGGAATGGTGacaccttttccagagatctgATTGGCCAGTAAGCGATGATTTCATACTCGATCTCTTTACTCAAACATGAACCTCGGCTCCTGTAACGATTGTTTTGCGGTGCGATTGTAGTCGTGTGATTCTCGGGGTTTTTGTTTCCAGCCTGAGTTTTAAAGCAGACGCACTCGATTTTACTCAGTAAACTGAAAACATCTGCTTCCTGTTTAAACTGAACACATTCAGCTCATTTCTCAGACTCGAGAGCAGCTGTGCACAagtcacagtttaaaataatctcATACTGGCCCCGGGGCAGCCCCTCAGCTCATCCtttcccagctgtcttagctcctccccctttaggCCATGGTTTTTGTGATTGGCTGGCCCTGGccgagatgaccatattagggacattctctatgacatcatacagacccAAGAGTGGAAAAAATAAGATGCAGTGagagtttagagcagtctgagtGTTTGGCTCGttactgcacacacactgagctcattATTAGAAACTCTGCTGTAGAATATGAACATCCACGGCTGGAACAGGAAACACGTGACAGGAAATACGGAGACGCTGACACAACAGCCGTCACAGAGTCTCCACCTTAcaacacaacccccccccccccgtgacttattttaaataaagctgaactGAACACGCTGGCTCAGTAGTCCTCCACCCATCCATTCTCCAAAATAAAAGCGTCAATGACTTCCTTCATGGCCAGGTTTGGGATGAGCTGATCTTGGGTCAGTGGCGTGCGGGTCACCGGGTCAAAATGGCCGACTCTCTGTAAGAACAGAGCAAATGTGTTTTCAGAGCTGGCGCACAAAATGATACAGAAGCATCAGatttcatttctgctgcagctcagtgaGTCTGAGCTGAGGTGGGCGTAGGTGGGCGTGTGGAGGCGTCCCTCCGTGCTAACCTCTGACCTCAGAAACACTGTTTTCATTCGGCGCTCTTTGAATGTTCAAATTACGACCTGAAGAGTTTTTCACGCCCAGTCGGTCGGGGCAGCTTTACCTGCAGGTGCTCCTCGATGTCTTTGCGGTCGTAGGTGATGCCGCTGGGCGTGATGCACGGTTCCCTCATCAGCTCAAAGCTGATCTTTCCACACAGGAAGTCTGGAATCTCACGCTTCTGTcagacaacacaaaaacagtctCACTGCTTCTAAACCTGCTCTGTGTCCGTGTAAGGACCGAGGAAAACTCTGGCTGGAGTTCAGTTTGGAGAACACTCACCTTCCTCTTTTCATCCACCTGGCAGAACAGCTCCTCCAGGTCCGACAGGTATTTGTCCTGAGGAAAGACAAATGGGCTGAATGAGTCCCTGAGATGTTCTCCTCTCAGGACAATGCTGACATCACTGGAGAACTTCCAGatactttcacaataaaagcctacGTGTTTGGTGTGGATCTCGTTGAGACGCTGTTGGACTCTGCTGTCGTCCGACTTGTCCTCTTGCTTCTGCCTGCAGCGCTCCAGCTCCCTGAGGATCAGACCACAGACACACGTTACTCCAGGAGCTGAGAACAGTTAGGAAATCTGCTCTGGAGTGAGCGAATGCCTCGACGGCTCCCGCTCGAGCCCTGCCTCTTTTTCTCCCCGAGGATGAGTCTGGTGAGGTAGGCTTGCAGCTCGCTCTCCTGGTTgatcctcctctcctccatgCTGTTCCAGCGCTTCTTCTTCGCGATGCGCAGAGCGCTGGGAATGTCGTCTCCGAAGTTCAGCCGCTGCTCTTTTGCCAGATTATAAGCTGTTTACGGAAATAAAGAGTGTCTCAGTTTTTGGCCTCTTTATTCAgtcacacaggaggaaaaatGAACGATGATGCTCATTTACTGAAAGCTGGAccactttttattattacttttattattagGCTGTTCCTGTCCGCCTAAAGACCTCCAACTGTCCATCTGTGCGTCCATCTtcccctcagctaactggagtccctgaactggacctctgcaccgtgtttgtgctgttggagccttttggagtgtttttaatgcaactatctgaccaataatatggctgctgtggcttcattggactaacagagcatccaagaaggcggagctccagttttggtgacaTTATAGGATTTTATTAAGATATTACTGAGCACTAATCAGCAGGTATGAGTCTAAGTTACCAACATGGTGGCAGCCATGCCTCAAAATGCAGAGTTTAGAACCAAATGGGAGCTatagccatcttttatatacagtctgttttTTAATGCTATTTTTTGTTGTAAGTGTGATACAGCGGGGGTGCTCAAACGCTGCAGAGCAAAAATCTTAGAGGAACACTTTTATAATCTTACAGATTTCACTGGTTGGAGCTCAAACACGCCTGTTATCAAGTATCTGattcctgcagctgtttctgttacttttccagccttttgttgtcccgtcatcaaattcaaaatgacatcCAAAATGGTCTCTGACTATATAAATGCACAGTTTTATGATTTCGCGTTGACACCCTTTGCATATATCCTGAGCTGATACAGGACCGTTTTAAATATGTACCTTTCTGCAGGTTGCCGATGGCCTCGTCATAGTTTTCCATCTCCAGGTGACACTGACCCATGAAGAAGTGAGCTTTGACCGACTGGCTGTCGAGCTCCAGAGCCTGTCTGCAGTCCGCCAGAGCTTTGTCgtactgctgcagcttcacGTAGCACAGCGCTCTGTTGGTGTAGTACGCTGGGACGGAGGGGCTGTGGCCCTGCAGGGAAAGGACACAACAATACACTGAGGAGGCAGCACTAATCACACTTTTCCTAACAGCTGTAAACAGAGTTCAGCGCTCCCTGAGGGCGGGAAAAGTGTTTTTAGGCCACAGGAATGAAAGTGTCAGCTCCCACCAAAATATTTCATCAGTCAGAAAAATCCAGTCAGTCACAAAAACGCAGCCAAGATATCGTCTGCAGTCTGTGTTTCCATCTCTGCGAATCATTCTCTCACATGCATCACCGTGCCCGGTGCCGATGTGGCTGAGattatctgattggctgcagggGTCACATGAGTCAGAAATCCTCTGAAGTCTTTCCAGGTGTTCGAGTCCTCCTGGCTGAGTACCGCCCTGTTTCTGTGAGCGTCTCCCAGCATGCTTCACTCCTGATGTTTGACTGACAGTGAGCAGCTTCTACCAGGTCTAAGAAATAAATGTCTTTATCCAGCAAGTAGGAAGCACCCACAGAAGCTAGATAACACTTTAAGGCCACTTCCCTCCTGTTCTCACCTCCTCACACTAGTTTACTCGTCTTCGATCTGAATATTAATGAATAATGAGACAAAGCCTCGTGAGTTTTCAGACTTCCTGGGATATAATCTTTCATTCTCATGGCCCTGAATGGAAAGAGCTGATCTGggaggagaagaaaacaaaactaaacagttTAATAAGAAAAGTGGACAGGCTGCCATCACCAGACCCTTACTATGGCTTTGCTGTAGCAGGCTGCAGCCTCCAGGTACTTGCGGTTCAGGAAGAGCCGGTTTCCCTGCTCCTTCAGCTCCTGAGCCGACACCGAGGCATCCTTCTCCGGACTTTCGGACATTTGGTCCCCCGAGCTGGCTGCACCGCCAGCGGCTGCTGCCTCGCTTTGCTTCCCTATCCTGACGCTCAGAtccagcaggaggagcagggagcTGGAAGAGCAAGATCCAGAGGAGAGTCAGGGTGGGAGGAGCAGACTTCATACCTGTGGAGGGGGCGGCGGGGTTCCCCTTACCTGAGATGGAGCTGGATCCTAATGAACAGCAACCTGTCCTGATTGGATGATGAGATcagacatttatttaacaataatGATATTATTGATAAGCTGCAACAACACTGCATCTTTAACTTAACTACAGTACAAAGGTAAACATGAAGACTTATAACGCTGTCATATTGTTTTGTGCGCACAGTTTAGTTCTTGTTGTGCATCAGACACTGAGAACCTGAGTGACCCGTTTGGCTCCGAGCTCTCACCGCCCCGCAGCAGGAAAGGCTAACGTGAGCTAACCTTAGCATGCTAACGCGCTCCTTCCCAGATTCTTCACATTTTTGTCTCCATCGGCGCCGTTTAACTAACACTGAGCCTGCAAAGCTAATCAGCGCGACACAAAGCGCTTTATCAGCCTGCGCAGTTCACCGTAACAGATGCGACACACACCGCTAGCTAATACCCGTACCTGCCCGCTACCGCTGCACACCTGAGGCCGCCGTCTGAATCCCACCTGCTCGGCCTCGGCTCGGACTTCCTCTGTTACAGACAAACGAGCAGCTGGATATAAAATCACACGAAGGTGAAACCACAGGTAGACGCCGTCCCGATGCGCTGCAGCCGACAGATGTTTAGAGTTGGATCGTGACGTAAAACGCGTCATCACGCGCGGAAGTGGGTTTTAGGACAGAACTCCCCTTAAATTATTCAGGTTTTTAATATTTCTCCACTCTCAAAGGAATATAAGTACCATAATGGTACATAACAAACATAATTATtacaaactcagtttttctTTAGTTTATTCGGTTCATCCTGGCAGAACACTTAAAAAATATAACTCGGTATAAGAAATTCAACAATAAAGTGTAAACACTTATTTCCATTGTGGTCCCAGttcattatataaatatataaatatataaaccaATATACGTTAAAAAGTTCACATTACCGCCACTGTGTACTGGGGGCGGGAACACCGCCAAACTTCCCCGAGAATCAGCCGGTTTTTAAGATTTCTGCATCATGAAAGTAATTCACTGATACATGTCAGTGCATTCATTAAtgcaaaggaaaaataaaatgcttataACTAATTCGGCAGAGTTAAATCTATATTAAAGATGcaggttaaaaagaaaagacaaatagTTCAGAACCAGCCCGTAAAGATTCCTGAGGGGCCGAATTAATGCATTGATAGTTGTCGGTACTTTAttagataaataataaaaattatttgctAATAACGTTTTCGGCACATTTAGTTTTATGAATATAGCAATAAACAAGggtttaaaagtaaaataaaggcaTGTTAGCTAAGAGTTGGTTGCCTGAGAATCGACACATTTCCAGTGTCCTGCTGAGAGCAGCACACTCATGAACCAAAGGACTGATATTAGCATCTGTGTGTACTCAGCTGCTCTCACTCTAAATCACTGCAGTGAAGATTATTCATGCAAAAGtctaaatttattttctttaacgactgcaatttaaaaaaaaatcccaataatgaataatgcaaatcttattttcaaatgtttattttcttcagttcaCCCGCATAttgttttaatagtttttatttacattcataCTGCTATGCATACAATATATATAAACTTTATAATAAAGTAGCTACTGAGCGAACAGAATATGCAGTAAAGTCAACCTGAATGCCTAAAAACTGTCAGCATGATCGCAGCAGCGCCTCGTTAGTGTGACCCTGCTGTCAGAGACACGTTACTGTGAAGCATGAAGACAACTTTCAAACATTTGCATAGTTTTCATTCTATCAACACGGCAAGAAAACTTGTTCCTACTTTAAAACACgtccttcaaaataaagcagaaagttCATAAAGTGCGAATGCTTCACACGACAGGCGTCCACTGACGGACCTCGCTGCTACTCTCAGCAGACACGAGTTTCTAACATGTAATCATCTAATATCTAATCATCTATCTGCACCTGCAGAGCACCCTGTGACGGGACGGTTAAAGTGCGTCGTGTGTTTTCTGCTCTgcgtgttgtgtttgtggacgATGGGCTGTTGCGGCTTCATTTCTTTGAGGCAGAGCTGCTCCAAACCTTCTGCTgagactcctccacctgcaggGAGCCTTCAGTCAGAGTCGGGTACCAAACAGAGAAATGTTCTTTACCTGCTTCTATTGTTATTCTACTTTTACAGAGCCCCAAAGCTCAGTGATGGTTGCGCTGATGTGTTAGGATCACACCAAAGTGAAGTTTATGCTCAGCGCAACTATGAGGCGAATGGAGGCAAATTCCCGCCACCTGAAGGCTGTTGGAGCTGCTCGGGCGGGATTTCCAGGGAGGCGTTTCGGGCTCCACTTTGTTTGTGCTGCGTGTGATAAAAGCACCGGCACAGGCATCAAGCACTAAGTGCTGCCCCTCTGCAGGCTTCCAGATGCTGGCCAATCAGAAACAACAGGGCTTTAAAGGAGGGTGGCCCTTTAAGAGGCAGGAGCTAAAACGACTTGTTGCTCGTTTCAGACAGAGTCACGTGCAGGAGCTGCATCCTGGGTCAGCAGGAGGTAAAGAAGGCTCAGTTTGAACTGCAaattatgcaaagctactctagtctAAAAATATGgaggtggaaatgagcagaatcaGTTTAAAGATCAGAATCTGTGAAGACAgacctttaaaataataataatacatcatAATTACAGTGAATCACTTGCTTCAGTTACGTTTTGGTTCTCGTGAAGAAACCGCCACTGAGGGCAGGACGTACATCTACTAATCAGGAGGTCGGTGGTTCGAAGCATTCATCCATATGTGATGATAACGTGTTTGAAGGCAAagagtaaaataataaattatgtgCATGAATGGGTGAAATCAGCCTGCAGATACTCATCATTTACCAAATGTTAACACCTAACAGCTGATGGGAGAACTGCTGCCATGTACGCTGGTTAACACATTCCCCTAACAAACTAAATGCtgctggttcaattccagctggAAACACAAATCTCCTCTGGGGTTACAGAGCCAAATCAAACAGGAGCTGCCTGtggcacagcagcagctgacagcagctgtaaaaaagtgaaactgaacacaacataaACTCCTGGTTGAGTCCCGACCGCATCAGGAGGACCCGCCGTCACATCCCTGCAGGAAGAAGCagattttctccatttgtgtcGTCAAATCTGATCTTTGTATCACGGCGTGTAAAAACTCCAGTGTGAACACACCAAAGTGTAAATCTGTGACGCTGACTGTCGCGTGAACTCTGGTCCTTCTGCAGCTCTTAGAAAATAAACTTAATCTTAattagatggaaaaaaaatcttgtgtgTTTGGTTTAAATGGTCAAACTTCTATTTATGGAGGAAAAAGgtgtctgacctctgacctcatacTTTATTATAACTGCTAACGGTACATGCCTGTGTCAAGAGCAGCCCTGACTCTAAGAAACGTGCGCTCACTCAGTGAGTTCTGTGGACTCAGTCCAGTGTTCATGTGGAATAACCCTGTTCTCTCTCAAACCAGCAGACAGGTGAGTCCCCGTCAGGTGAGTCCGCTTCCTCCCAGTTCGTCATAGCGGACGAGGCTGATGCAGACCTGCGGTCTCGGGGCTCAGGGCCGGACTGTGCGTCGCCTTCGAGGGACTCCAGTTCCCCAGAGAAGCCTGGACAGCCTTACGGTGGGCCAGCTTGTGCGTGATGGAGAAACCGGCATTTCCCTCCAGCTGAGACAAAACCACGAGCACCTGTCTGAGAGACAAACACAGCTTTAATCACAGGTGCAGCGCTGCCAGAAAGATGCTCCGCCCCTTCAGTTTCTCAAAGGaaggaaataaaatataacatgaAATTCAGCCCTGACTCTGATACGGTCAGGCCCACAGGTATTTGGATGAAGACAGTTAGTGAATGAGGCGGGGTGTGGTTTCACACCCGCAGGTCAGAGCAGGTCTAATAAAGCTGAGTGGAGGGAACAGGTTCGTGGGTGTGCAGAGGCGGGGTGCGGAGAacctgtgcagaggagggatgctGTCAATGGTTTTGAGGCTGCTGCGCGTCGACACCACGTTGAAGCTGTCGCTGCAGTCGCACGACACGTGCAGGTGATGTCTGGGGTGCCTGTTCTCCACCATGACGATAAGCCCCGCCCAGCCATGGGTCAGGTAGTAACAGGTCATCCCCTCCCGACCCTGACACAGAGGAAGTATTTTAGTTTAGGGTGGATGTTGTTAGATCAGGTCGGAGGGCGACTGGTTCTAATGATGTGAGTGGAAAGAGCTGCTGCAGTTCTGATGATGCTTATTCTGATTTCAGGAGTTTCAGTATGTCTGTTATCAATCCTGAACACTGAAGCGATGccactaaaaacacatttcgtctaaatttgttcttttttttctaaaaataatcttttttttctccatatttttCCTCATAAATTAGCCGGtttcttgcagttttttttctcctaattttgtgactttttggaTAAATTTTTCCTATGTTTTCTCATGGCTTTGCAGATTTTTACAGTCAAAAATTTGCCCTTTTTTCTTGTAAATCTGTGAAATTTTTTTATAGTAAATGTGTTTCACCCTGTTCACGTACTCACTGAGTGCagaacactggatggaaatctAAAGACTGTAGATGCGTGGATGTgttagaggaggaggaaggactGCACCTTAAAGCTGCTGAGCTGTGACCCACCTCGTGTCGCTCGCCTTTGGTTTCTGCCAGCTGGATGACGGCGTCGGCGATGGTGGTGCTGGAGGCCGTCACTTGCTCGGCCATCACCAGTCTGGAGCTGTAGACCGCCAGCACGTAACCAGGCGCCTCCGATTTGCCGCAGCTCACTGAAATGATGCGACATGCTTTTACAGTCAGTCTCAGATTTGTGAGCTTCAGGATCTCGAT is drawn from Archocentrus centrarchus isolate MPI-CPG fArcCen1 chromosome 8, fArcCen1, whole genome shotgun sequence and contains these coding sequences:
- the LOC115785088 gene encoding STIP1 homology and U box-containing protein 1-like isoform X2; protein product: MSESPEKDASVSAQELKEQGNRLFLNRKYLEAAACYSKAIGHSPSVPAYYTNRALCYVKLQQYDKALADCRQALELDSQSVKAHFFMGQCHLEMENYDEAIGNLQKAYNLAKEQRLNFGDDIPSALRIAKKKRWNSMEERRINQESELQAYLTRLILGEKKRELERCRQKQEDKSDDSRVQQRLNEIHTKHDKYLSDLEELFCQVDEKRKKREIPDFLCGKISFELMREPCITPSGITYDRKDIEEHLQRVGHFDPVTRTPLTQDQLIPNLAMKEVIDAFILENGWVEDY
- the jmjd8 gene encoding jmjC domain-containing protein 8; this encodes MENRAVRLLFICLLTAVTAQQEEVREVREDGGGWFSPSDLRLQDEGRCNIDVLDGSSLSYERFMERYAFSRPVIIRGLTDNTKFRLLCSKSSLLTEYGSRRVRLSTANTYSYRKVDVPFQEYVDVFLRPQSADALGSDTLYFFGDNNFTEWRRLFEQYEPPPYVLPRTSGAYSFGIAGAGTGVPFHWHGPGYSEVIYGRKRWFLFPPDQEPHFHPNRTTLSWITETYPYLPEGEAPLECTIRPGEVLYFPDRWWHATLNLDTSVFISTFLG
- the LOC115785088 gene encoding E3 ubiquitin-protein ligase CHIP-like isoform X1; this translates as MSESPEKDASVSAQELKEQGNRLFLNRKYLEAAACYSKAIVRGHSPSVPAYYTNRALCYVKLQQYDKALADCRQALELDSQSVKAHFFMGQCHLEMENYDEAIGNLQKAYNLAKEQRLNFGDDIPSALRIAKKKRWNSMEERRINQESELQAYLTRLILGEKKRELERCRQKQEDKSDDSRVQQRLNEIHTKHDKYLSDLEELFCQVDEKRKKREIPDFLCGKISFELMREPCITPSGITYDRKDIEEHLQRVGHFDPVTRTPLTQDQLIPNLAMKEVIDAFILENGWVEDY